Part of the Excalfactoria chinensis isolate bCotChi1 unplaced genomic scaffold, bCotChi1.hap2 Scaffold_71, whole genome shotgun sequence genome, caGGCTTATGAGCGGATGATGGAGAAGCGCACGGCCGCGGCCAGGGCGTCGttgctgaaggtgagcagatgctgctgtgtggggtgcGGTGGGAGAAGTGCCCTCGTGTgggtctgcagctccagccctgcaggccctgcttgccccgatggaggaggcaggaggggacGGAGCCCCGTGGGAGCGCCGGTGCCCTGACGGccgctgctcttctctttcccacaggATGCCCAGCAAATACGGGCTGAAAGAACGGCTGCCCgtaaggaggagctggagcaggtagGGGGCAGTGAGGGCTCGTCCTCACAGCTCGGCATCCTCACgcctctggctgtgcaggaggacctCGGTCCCCATCCCTCGGGTCCGTGGGTCCCAACGCGGCCACCCCTCATTACAGCCGTTgtcttgcaggagaagcagctcattgcccagctggaggagcagctgaaggctgggaGCGAGGAGATGGAGGTAGTGTGGAGGGgcgaggggagcggggctgcccaCCCCCGTGTTGTGGACATGGAGCTCAGCCTTTTGTCTGCCAGGTGCTGCGCCGGGAGAAACAGCGCCTGCGAGAGGAgcgggaggagctggagctggagggtgcCTGGTGAGTGCATGGGAGCCACCCATGGGACCCTGCAGCCCACGCCTGCACACGGGGGTCTCTGACACACCTGGGGCAGCAATGGGTGCAgcgctgctggggatggggctctgcttcctgcatggTGTGGCAGAGCGGCCCCgtcccagccctggggtgggcacacgctgctggggagcccccgcGGTGACAGAGGCCGGCAGCCTCCAACCAAGCCTTGTTGCCCACAGGCGGCAGCAtcagatggagctggaggtagagcgcgtgcctggggctgtgctgccggaGCTGGTGGAGGCACAGCTGGTAAGGGGCAGAACACACAGCACCCTCACCCCATCCAACAGAGGTCTCCCTGGGGAcagggctccctgcagcaccgttgtgctgctgggctcccaaGTCCTGCATGAAGCCCTGCTGCGCAGCGGGCCCTGAccaccatccctgccccatcttcacctacaggagaagaaggagcggGCCAGGAGACGTGGGCTCTCCTTCTGGATGCAGTGAGTCTCCCCTCCTTGCCCTGTGCCCAGCCAACAGCAGCCGGGCTCCCATCAGTGGGCTGATGGCCAGGACCCCTCTTTTGCCCCACAGGACCATCTGCCTCATCTtggtctgcctccagctgctgctcattgctgtgctgggctctgccctaTTTTACGCCCAGCACTatgaccaggagctgctctatcGGCTCCTGCTGCGGGTGCTGCCCCAGCCAATGTACGCTCCCATGGCGTACTTTGCAAGCAGGACCCTGCGTGTGGTCTGTGAtgggctgctgcccatctgacCGCCCAGCTCAATAACCCCTCCCAGCTCGGGGCTGCGTGCTGGGGCAGGGGACAGGGCTCTGTCCACATGGAAGGGGCCTGTCCTGTGCTCCtgcccccaggcacagcagtggggcagtgctggcaggcggCTGAGTGCCACCACGTTGGACTTGTTGGAAATCGGTCTGGACTGTCATCGGGAGCCGCtgtcagctgaagaacaaacctCCGACGGCCCATCAGACGGAAGATCCGCACCCGACAGCAGGACGTGGCTGGATCTACCAGCACTGAACCACCTcgctttgctgcctctctgtcTCGTTTTCTTCCccgttttctgtcttttctcttggtcttctttcattctttgactCATCAAAGCAGCCGTGGCCTATGCTAACGGCCTCTCATTGTAATTAGCCCATTAGCCAATGTTACCTCCAATTGGTTGTTAAGAAAGCCCTCAATAAATACCTACCTATTATTCCCCTCAATTTGGTGGTTGTGCCTCTTTGCTgagcaggggaggctcaggAGGTGGGAAAAGATCCACCCCTTGAAAAGCACAGAGTGAGAGCAGACGTAGATGGGAAGAGAAATGGGATGGGCAGCATCCCTCTGCACTCAGatgcctgctgctttgtctgcatgCATCTCTTCTGCCCACTGCAGTTTATCCatgaaggctgcagcaaagaTAAAGTGTCTCTGCTATGGAGCCCTGGAGGGGGATAGAGATggaaaatggggagaaatggAACCTAAAAGCAGAACCCCGAGGCCAAATGGGTCAGCCCTACAGCAAACTGCATAACCCCAAGAAATAAAAGGGTGAAGCCCTTTCAAAAGGGCCAAAGATTGAACCCCTTTAGCAAAAGGGTGCACCCCAGTGCCAAATGAgatccagagctgcagctccagtgctgtgttcattgttgggcccctcactacaaaaaaggctcggggagaccttattgctccctaTAACTTCCAAAGGGAGGccgtggtgagctgggggtcagtctcttctcttgcATAACAATGATAGGacgagaaggaatggcctccagctgcaccagttgaaacgagatgatcattACAGTGCTCCTCAAtgcaggccatcctatgatcctatgataagATATTGAGAGCCCCTCAATGCCCTCCACTGCACCCCGGTGCTCCTCAGAGACCCCAATGCCCTCCATTGCCCCCAGTGTCCCTCAGAGCTCCCCAGTGACCCTCAGAGCCCTCCCCAGTGTCCTCCATTGCTCCTCAGTGCTCCTCAGAGCCCCCCAATGCCCTCCACTgtccccagtgctcctcagagccccccaatgccctccactgccccccagtgcccctcagaggcCCACAATGACTTTCACTGctccccagtgctcctcagagccCCCCATTATTCTCCACTGCCCCCCAATGCCCCTCATAGCTTCCCAATGCCCTCCACtgccccccagtgcccctcagagcttCTCAGTGCCCTTCAGAGCCCCCCAATGCCCTCCACTGacccccagtgcccctcagaggcCCACAATAAAGTCCACTGCCCCCCAGTGTCCCTCAGAGCCTCCCTATGCCCTACACTgcccccccagtgcccctcaatgccctccattgcccccagtgcccctcagagcacTCAGAACCTCCCAGTGCTACCAAAGCCCCCCTGCATCCCTCAGAGCCCCCACTTCCCCCTGGGGCCCCCCAGTGCTGGGCACTGACACTGTTGGTCTAAGGCTGGGGTGCTGCTCACTGGGAGGTGACTGAAGGGAGTGACGTTTGGGTGACATTGGGGCTGTGTTGGAATGAcgttggggtgatgctggggtgaCATTGGTGTGACATTGGAGTGGTATTGTGGTAACACAGGGGTGATATTGGGGCTGTGTTGGCGTGATGCTGGGGTGACACTGGGGTGATATTGGGTCTGTGTTAGGGTGACATGGGGGTGATgttggggtgacattggggctgtgttggggtgatgctggggtgatgtttggggtgacattggggctgtgttggggtgatgctggggtgaTGTTTGGGGTGATGCTGCTGGGTTGATGTTGGGCTGACGTTGGGGTGACGCTGGGGTGATGTTGGGGTGACACTGAGGCTGTGTTGGGGTGACACTGGGGTGATGCTGTGTCAcggttacctagatttacctgtgcctgtgacagggggcagctgccccatagggaccccagcccggaaaaggaagggaaaaaggggaatgggaaaagagaacagtggcagcaatctaaggaggaaaaacttattttactaaatatgatatcggaatacatGATAACacaatacaatatgattgaggctaataaatcgaacaaaacagagagacaCAGTCCCCAAAAACCGAGAGGCCGACTGTAACCTCTAGGCAacacggctggaacgcttcccactcTCCGAGAGTtcgagagagagagagagctccagcctgggagcgagattatagatgtcattatagatgtcctcctcccgtgacttcTCTCTGGCCACGACGTCACAATATCCAAATATCCATAACAtgctgcacatgatgttatgatgtggaatattgacagcaacataaCAACACCATGACAACAGGGCAGAGGTGGTTCTATTGGACACAGTGGGAACTGTGGGATAAACTGGGAAATACAGGGCAGAGTCAAAGTGGCATCTGTATGTAGGTTTCTCCAAAAGCAATACAAGAGttggtaaaaactctgcaggATCAAGTGGTGAACAATTCAAATGGTGAATTGGGGAACagctacaaagagaaaaacatcattCAGTTCTGttggaaatggcttttaaggAGCTGTTAACGTGTAGGGATAACAGCAACGCTGTCGTTCATAACTTGCCTCAAGAAAAAATCCATCCTctagaaagactgaaagaaataaagtcCAGGCTTGACAAAGTAGAGGACTCGCCAACCCAATTGCATCCTTAGATAAAAACTGAAGATGCATTTGATCACAGCACTAACATGTTAACatcaaatgaatgttaaagaaattcccttctctGCCACTGAgttagcaaaattaaaaagagattttggTCTCTCTCCAAAGGCACAGTATGTATGGAGGGTCAGTCTCACGGGTGGAGACCAAATACTATTAActgaaaaggaggctgaaggtTATTGGGGACCAGAAGTATTTATAACAACTGGCAACAGTAGTTAAAGATGCTCCTTGGTCCTTAACACAGAGGGATGCCTATTGGGCAGGCGGTCTTAACACTTTAGAAAGGGAGAGACCCTCTTGTCATTACTGGGACAGCTGATCAATTAGTGGAAAGTGTTCAAAAGGCTGCCTGTCTCCAAATGATGCACGATAGAAAGCTGCAGCCACATCATGAATCACCTGTTGCCTGTTGATCCTGAGAGGATGACTCTTTTAATCAGGGGGCTTCGAGAATCGCTGAAACCCATGGGCGTACAACTGCAAGGGAAGATACTGGCTGTGTCCCAGGGAGAAAGAACCCGGGCAGTGTTAGAAGGAATTGTAA contains:
- the LOC140265206 gene encoding uncharacterized protein isoform X2 codes for the protein MGYGNPKRGHSLVLNDLQGLFQHKPRSVPVTSQDPPVLVTSQCRADLTEPPRGGAGAVGQRRTCRPHSAGGAGPASSCASGAAMRAQFASGTLTALQRVELLQQLEQAYERMMEKRTAAARASLLKDAQQIRAERTAARKEELEQEKQLIAQLEEQLKAGSEEMEVLRREKQRLREEREELELEGAWRQHQMELEVERVPGAVLPELVEAQLEKKERARRRGLSFWMQTICLILVCLQLLLIAVLGSALFYAQHYDQELLYRLLLRVLPQPMYAPMAYFASRTLRVVCDGLLPI
- the LOC140265206 gene encoding uncharacterized protein isoform X1 — protein: MGYGNPKRGHSLVLNDLQGLFQHKPRSVPVTSQDPPVLVTSQCRADLTEPPRGGAGAVGQRRTCRPHSAGGAGPASSCASGAAMRAQFASGTLTALQRVELLQQLEQAYERMMEKRTAAARASLLKDAQQIRAERTAARKEELEQVGGSEGSSSQLGILTPLAVQEDLGPHPSGPWVPTRPPLITAVVLQEKQLIAQLEEQLKAGSEEMEVLRREKQRLREEREELELEGAWRQHQMELEVERVPGAVLPELVEAQLVRGRTHSTLTPSNRGLPGDRAPCSTVVLLGSQVLHEALLRSGP